The following is a genomic window from Carassius gibelio isolate Cgi1373 ecotype wild population from Czech Republic chromosome B7, carGib1.2-hapl.c, whole genome shotgun sequence.
GATTGAGGgcttctgttgttggatgtaataatgaacatagcagtcgtcatttactgcCAAAATCTGAGCAcctgaagacgcagtggattacaTTTGTCTTTGAAGGGAATGTCTAACTAGATTTATCTATGTTAGCGTGAATCATTCATTGCGAATCACCAGACTCACACACAGAAGAAGTAATTATGAATCTGTGCAAACAGTCTTTCCTAATAATGtcctaattagcaagtttcactatgaatgaagagagaagaagagaggggcggagcaagcagagctcattagcagggttctaaattaacttttttgatcaccagccaatgtggctggtaactttctaaagttaccagccaatcagaatttccactagccatttttttttttttttcggtaaaaataacaaattatgagtgccactgaatgcatttgatcattttattaacattgttggcatgaaaaacttccgtttataaaccgtactcacgaattcataaactgttaccttggtttaacaaattgtgcccacaaatttccaatccgtgcgctcagtttttgtaaactgtaccctcggtttttgaatccgtacccacaaattcataatccgtgcgcacactttcgcaatacgttcccacggatctgtaaaccgtactcacggattcatgcagcaagctcctgttaacatacagttttattgactattattatgtggaataggtttattaataataaaggaataatcttataatagcaactgattattattgtacaataaacctggcattgtgactaactctggagtaattttttcctgtttttttcctgttcctgttgttaattgttttggataaaagattcttatgaataacctgtataaaaatatatactaatgataaaaataaaaataaagttatttttatcattttaatttgtaggctaaataaatgagtacaagaaaataattcatgaattgctttacttttaaataaactttgacagttttgtaaatgcttatctacaattctttcttaacatgcatgaagacttatttttctgattttattatactaagctccatccaccccacctgccggagttagatgcatgtttcactgttaatgttattaataaataatgaggccgaaaataacattgcattcagttagagagaaaaggaatgaaaacataaccggcatattatttgttttgtattgctttttacccttattttcttttattttcttttttttttctttttttttttcataaaatacaggcggctgtgtcttatcctattggtgattaatgtaataatcactattaaaataaacgctaaaaagaagactatttgtgaatgctgatcgtggactcattggatactatgtaaaataatgtttaataaacagaaatgaatctgccggtgggggcggagctacaaatgcgtgtcagtttacaaacacaaatccgagggaacgaattgtgaaagtgtgcgcacggattatgaatttgtgggtacagattcaaaaaccgagggtacggtttacaaaatctgagcgcacggattgggaattcgtgggcacggtttgttaatccgtgggtacactttgttaaaccgagggaacagtttatgaatttgtgagtacggtttataaactgaggggacagttgattttttttttctcctacaggtgacgtgcggggctttccgtaatatcctcatcccctgcctcgttcctctttttgcccccagaaatctgtcccaaccaccgccacatttagtttaatcttaatttttttctttaatagctaactccctcctctttcagtctatgctccctgctctggctccattcgttctttttccttgtgttttctgatggacgctattcgtttccatgttttttcgcgctggtttcactgcaaactgcgtgcAGACAATGAGCACATGAAACGTCATCacgtagcattacagcacagtgttcatgggaaatgtaggaagtgctgccaggggataaatgaccgagaacagagcctcatgtcatgcatcaccagccaaactggctagtaagttttaattaacatgTTAATTTAGAACActgctcattagcatttaaagggacacgCACCGAAACAGCGTGCtgattttgacagggtaaaaaggtgttgttttacactactgTTGAGAAATGTTACCTAACGTATGTTATAGACTtctcattaagaccctaaagaataatatcagcttgtggaaaatgggcatccgatgacccttttaagtaatattaataatattatgtaatatattatatatgataattataataatcagaagaagaagaatgccgCTGACCAGGCCACTCGGCCTCATAGGAGTATCCCAGGTTTTCAGCAGCTGTCACAAACATCTCTGCGTTGGTCACCGGTGGCCAGAAGGGCACCATGTTGAACTCTCGGTTGTGTCCGATGGGTGTGTTTTCCAGCGGGTAGATGGAAGCATCTGGAGAGACACAACACAACAGAATAgagaatactgtatatacaaacacATGAAGCACACTGAGTGGAGGGAGGCAGGTTTACCGGGAGCGTGTCTGCGCAGCCACTCGTCGAACACGGCGTCGGTGAAGGTGTGCAGCAGCACGAATATGGGGTCGTTGGGCGATAAGTGTGTCTGTCCACCCGTCCCATTCAGGAACAGGTGCGCAAGGTTGTGGAGGCTGCGGACCGCGGGGTCGTAGTTCCCCTGAGGAGCGCTGTAACCTGCCCAAACAACAGCACACGTGATCAGAACACAGAAATACGCCATGTACGGAAGGCCAAATGGTTCAAAAACACGAGAATTGTAACACATCCACCACAtgtaaaatgtgtgtatttaaatgAGCACTAAGCGAATGTTTCCAAACGatgttgatatttgaaagcaccaaacaaacttttttttattaaaacaaacaatttattAAAGATGTAGTGCACAATCAGAGTCCAAAACCAGGCAAAGGTCAAAACACAGGCAATATGTCCAAAACAAAGGTAACAGGGCAAAATCACAGGTTATCCAGAAAAGGGTATCTTAACAAGACCAGGGGCCTGTTTCAGTAAAGAGGTTCAACCAGCTCTCAGGTAAAACTTGAACTTTGTCTGAAAGTCGTctacttaaaggtgccatagaatgcattgatacaatattttaaattgctcTCTGATGTCTCCAGAGTCTGTATGCGAAGTTgtatctcaaaataccccacagaaaATATTTGATAGCTTCTTGAAATTggcacttttagggtatgagccaaaacgctCTGTTTATGTgcatgtcccctttaaatgaataTGGTCTGGTGCTCCCGTCTCCcttccagtgttgccaagtctgtggaaCTGGgatactttaacactgttgcctcAGGTTGCTTTTCATGTCTACGGtagggttttgttgtgaaacaaACCTgtgaaacctggcaaccctgattcAGAAGAGTGTGAGCTTCGAGAGCTCATGTCCGCAGGCAGGTGACCGTGTTACTGACCTCACACATTGCTTCCAAACGCAATGTTCAACTACCACTTCCTGTTTATTAGGAGGTCTCCCTCCTTACCCATGAGTGCATCTATGGTGACGCCCCATCATATCTCAAGGATCCTCTAAACATACACTCCATTCTgcagcaacatatttttttttcttgttagctCAGAATCGACTCAAGAAAGAATCACGATGCATTCGCAAAAATCTCAGAATCAATGCTGAATCATTTCCCGTTTCGAGATTCATTGACTTTCCTAGCCCTAATATTTAACatactgatttttatttaaagataattGAGATGTTAAGTCAAACCATCAGTTTTTGAACCATTTGGCCTTCCATAGCGCTGCTGCAGCTGAAAGCTTGCCTCACCCTCGATGGAGTTCCTGAAGCTGTCAGACGAGGTGGAGTAGAAGGGTGGAGAGTCGAAGGCGGTCAGCTCCAAACACGCCTCCACGTCCTGAGGCTCGGGCAGACGCTGCACCATGGGACGGGCCGTGTTACCGGCGGGGTTCCTGCGGATGGGACTGCTCTCCGAACCTAGCAGACCAATCACACATCACACATCACAACACTGATCCCAGTACAGCCGTACGATTAACCGATTCAAACACCCATGCTCAAACTGATCTCTAAATGACAACGATTCACCTGTGCCTTTAAAACCTTGTAAAAATCATCAGATATAGTTTGGTTCTAATGCATTGATGTCAATGGTAGTGATCAAAATTGAGCAAGTTAATAGTAACTGGTGTTTCATATAACGTGTGTGTTGATTGCCTCTAGGTGGTGACAGGTGACTGTTCGAATAAACGAGCCGtcgttgaatcattcattcaagagattcACCCAGTAATGAAACAAGTATTTATGAGTGATTCATCAAATCATTTTTccatcatttttatattaaaaattggcatattaaatatatttaaataaatacatatatgtaaatgtttaatagttcattataattaattaaatacttttaaatagacTGCAGCAATTAATGTTTTGTCACACATTGTTTTGTTTAGTTCAGAGTCATGATCTCTATTtgagacaaataataataataatgataataattgttCTCAGTTCATCCAGAATCGTTTAGCTTTGCTGTACAATCAGATAAATACTGATATATCATCAACATTCACTCAACATACTGAGGTTACaggttatatatgtgtgtgtgtgtgtgtgtgtgtgtgtgtgtgatctaaaGTACCGTATGTTTCTGGACTTTTTAGGAACATAAATTAGATAAATGTATTGGATAAAGCCAGATGAAAAACTgaataaatcagtgtgaatgaaacaTGAGCAAACCTTCAGACTATAGAGACATCAAAGAGCAAAATCATATGCACGAAGCACTTTTTGCGCTTTATAAGAATAAAAGAAGACTATCTCAGCATCTAATCCTTGTATTTGGATATTTTTTCTCTTTGGTGGATTCTAACTCATGGTCTTGCTTGTCGTGTCTTGTCTGTAAATAGCTCAGATGTGTTTAGTGTAAAGGATCCTACAGTAGTGTGAGGCGGCTGTATTACTGTTGCAGATGGTTCCCAGCGTGTCGTACTCCTCCACGCTCTCACAGATGACCCTCCAGCGGGAGAAGATGGAGTTGGAGCTGATGGAGCTGGAGTCGAAGGAGCTGCGTGCACCCATCAGGTCGTCTGTGCAGATGTCACACTCGCTGCCGCCGATGGCGAAGTCCCAGTACGGCAGAGCGAAGCTGGGGTCTCCTAACATCACCTGAGACACACATCACAGCACCAGATAGAAATGTAgctctgcatcagtgtctcatcaatggatgctctgcagtgaatgggtgccgtcagaatgagagtctgataaaaacatcacaatttcaCAATTCGTCCAGTAacaaaagtgcatctgctgttgtctctcacatattagtttagatctgtttaatctgtttaaacgctgatgatctgtgcagatttttcactttttcactggaggaagtgttattatggattgtagactctgtgtgtttgagttaaattcatcttaatgctggatgtgtttcatcttttgtcttctccagatgttcactgatggactggagtgctgtggattattgggatgtttttatcagactctcgttctgacggcacccattcactgcagagcatccattgatgagacactgactacaaacctgatgaagaaacacactaaATCTCAATGAATCGAgagtgaggacattttcagcaaatcttcagctttgggtgaactatttctttggaAACGGACAGAATCTGAACACACTGAACTCAAAGCTTCATCTCTGGAGACAGACGAGTCTTTGTGTGAGATGTTAAAGAGGCTCATTACACACTTAATAACATTTTCTGCATAAAAAGTGTGGGATTTGTGTCTTCCTCTCCATTTCTCTGATTCTCCTCACATATAACGGTTGTAAAGTGTGAAGATCATGAATCATCCTGCACAAGTGTGTCTGAGATTGAGCTCCAGGAACATTATCAACACGAGCTgttgaagagtgtgtgtgtggcaccTGCATGTCTCTCTCCAGCTGCAGCAGATGGTAGCGGTGCCAGGTGAGGAACCCGGGGCCCTCGTGACTGAAGTCCACTCCGCCGAAGCTGTCCTGTCCGGTCCCCAGGAAAGTCTTGCTGACCGAGTAATAGTGCGTCCACACGAACAGGTTATAGATGCTGATGTTCTCGAACTGCGTCGTGCTGTTGTCCGGGCCCAGGATCTCGGAGTAGCGGCGGGTCGCGATCACGATGTCCGGGTGAGGAGCGCGCTTGGCCTGATCGAGCGCGTTCACGAAGAAGCGCTTCTCGTCCGCGCTGAGCTGCATCACATTCCTCCTGactgacacacgcacacacacacacacacacacacacacagagagagagggagatatgATCAGATACCTGCTGAGAGCTGCCTCTGTTTCAGCCACGAGACACATCTGAAGCTGGtagtccattcattcattcatttgtgcaGAATTACACACGTTAAGCGACATTCCAGACGGGGGCGGGGAGGGGGGTGTTTAGAGGTAAACGGAATacaatatataaatgcaaaatcaaataagaataattttagaatgtattattttattttacttcctttATTTTTAAGCGGGGAACAATAAGGTGtagattaattaataatatctaatattctTAGAATAGCctattaatagattaattaaatAGAATAAACATTACTGAATCAATTAAACATTCAAAGATGCATTCTTGACTGagagaaaaaagtatatatatatatatatatatatatatatatatatatatatatatatatatatatgtatagatatatatacatatagtgtgtaattgtataattacgaaataaaatgtaagttacaatccttttatttatttatttattttttctccatcAAACTAAACTCGCATGATCCAGTTACTGCTGGTCTAGTCACGAGTTCACTCAAACTTCTGAACTTGCTGGTCAGTCTGATTAATCTGGCTGACCGCTTTAGAAGCGGGTTAAGAAGACactatgtgtgtgagagaaggagAAAGTTCTGACCCACGGGCACGCGCTGCTCGCACGCGTCTCCGGTGAATCCGTGCGCGCAGCCGCCGCAGTCAAAGCCGCCGAAGTTCCCATTGCAGCGGCACGCGCGCGTGAAGAAGCGCCGTGGCCAGAGCTCGCGGTCGTCGCGCCCCTCATACGGGTATTGCGGGCCGTGTGCACGCGCATCCGCGCGCACGTCCACGCACCGCCCGCGCCCGGCGAGCGCGCCGCACGGGTCACTCTCCAGAGCGGACGGGGACGGGCAGCACTGCGCGCTCCTGAGGCCCTCCGGCGTCACGCACGCCCGCGGGAACTGAGCACGAACGAGCCCCAGCGCGTGCACGAGCAGCAGCATTCCTCCGCATGATCTCCGCAACATCACTAAAACGGGCGTGAAATTTCAAAACAGTGAATAATATCCAAATACTTTCCAATAAAGCTCCAGATCCCTTCAAAAACAGCAAATACCATCAAGTTTTCTCAGGAACAGTTCTTAAATTAAACTTAATCAACGGCCTTCTGAATGCTCCACATAAACTACAGCAGAAGTTCCCACATCGTCTCCAGTAACGAACAGTGGGTCAGATCTGTAATTATTCGGGTTATGCTCGCGGAAAGAACGGCGGAGGAGTTTAAATAGCGGCGGAGCGCGTGACCGCAGCTCTGATCCCCGCGTGACCGCGTCACATTCACGCGCCCCGAGCTGAGACTCCGGTCTTTACAAGACACGAGACAGATCTTCATAAGGTGATTTCTCCAGACCTGTCTTCAGAGCACAGCTCTTCACTGTCAGATGTTCAACATCCAGTCTTCAGCCTGACTCTCAGCTCAGTTCAGAGTTATCTGTGTAAAGCTTTTCACTAAAGCAGCCAAACTTTACAGACAAACTTGAGCCTCTGTCACCCGGCCCTGTAGACTGGAGAACAGGTGTGTAAGCAGAGCTTCATGTAGGTGTAGTATAGCTCATGTCACCGTGTATCACCTGTTTACTCAGTGTATGACACCAGCCGGTCATGAACTGTACAGGTTTCCTGCACACTGTCCTCTACTGTGGGGGGAATATTTAGGCTGCATTGTCCAAGCCCCATATGTATTTTCTAATTGTAATTTTTTCTAAAAGACTGAGAAACGACACCATGGTGGAGGAAGGGGCCAGATGTTCACCGGGGTGCAGGAAGCTGCCATTGTTAACTTAAAAAATCAGATTACGAGACTTCATCCAAGACAACACCTTATTCAACAACATTCAACGAGTCAGTCTGTCCACATTGGCACGATCAAACTCCCTGCTGCCATTACATTAACACACACATGCcatatgtgacgtctgtttttatattctttatCAACCGTTTTAATATTGCTTGTATTAACTAGCCAGTAGAcatatgaatgtttattcataaccacaCTGAAAATCAGTAAatgggtcattatacgaaaacgtgccatttcccacttttaatgtttgattttcaaatttctgttttgaaaatctttaagcccctttttggattaagtagatccttacctctcaggaaaatgtgccgtgccatctcaggctatcttatttttttcatttttttcatttaactaatttaaatgtgtgtttttggtcaaccctgttaccaacatattaattactttttgaaaaggttttaaatacatgtatagaacaaatctgatatactgtggaagatatactcccccttgttacattaagagaat
Proteins encoded in this region:
- the tyrp1a gene encoding 5,6-dihydroxyindole-2-carboxylic acid oxidase is translated as MLRRSCGGMLLLVHALGLVRAQFPRACVTPEGLRSAQCCPSPSALESDPCGALAGRGRCVDVRADARAHGPQYPYEGRDDRELWPRRFFTRACRCNGNFGGFDCGGCAHGFTGDACEQRVPVVRRNVMQLSADEKRFFVNALDQAKRAPHPDIVIATRRYSEILGPDNSTTQFENISIYNLFVWTHYYSVSKTFLGTGQDSFGGVDFSHEGPGFLTWHRYHLLQLERDMQVMLGDPSFALPYWDFAIGGSECDICTDDLMGARSSFDSSSISSNSIFSRWRVICESVEEYDTLGTICNSSESSPIRRNPAGNTARPMVQRLPEPQDVEACLELTAFDSPPFYSTSSDSFRNSIEGYSAPQGNYDPAVRSLHNLAHLFLNGTGGQTHLSPNDPIFVLLHTFTDAVFDEWLRRHAPDASIYPLENTPIGHNREFNMVPFWPPVTNAEMFVTAAENLGYSYEAEWPARPLTPTQIVTVAVVAALLLVAIIFAASTCVVRLRANRTEGRQPLLGDQYQRYDDHNKTQSVV